CCCCAGCAGGGCACACCGCTACAACGACGCTTGACGTTCCTGTGCGCGTCAGTGTCCGGAGGCAGCTCCGGGGACACAGCCTCGGGCAGCAGCGAGTCGACGAGAAACTCGTGGCGCAAGACGCATGTCGAGCGCCACCGTTTGCCCGAGAGCTGTGTGCCCCGATCTCAGTGCCACCGACTCGAGGCATCAAACTGACGCAACTGATTCTGCTGCCGCGCACAAAATTGTCTGATGCCAAGAGTTCGGTGGCTTTCCGACCTCTCCCCTGAGCTTCGCCACAAGTCAGAATGTGATTTTCTGGTACGACCTCGTTTTAGATTGATCTACTTCAGGCCTCCTGCTGCCTGCAGAAAGGGCGATAGCGGAGGCGTGAATGCAAACGGCCCTTGGCAGATGCCCCCTGCAAAGAACCGGTTGCTAAGTTGACCTGCTGGCCGAGAGACGGAATGTCCTCTCTGCCGGTTGCACAACAAGTATTGCACAAGTGCAAAGATTTGTCAATGCGAAAAGTGAAGACGTCAGGATAAATCTTGCCTTCGCGCAACGTTATGCTAGACTTACTCGACTGCAGCGAGGAGACGAGAAAATGAATATATCTGCTAGGCTGCGCAGTCTGATGCAGCAGAGAGGGATGAACCTTACCAAGTTGGCGGGACGTTCCGGACTTGCGGTTTCGAGCATTAGTCGGTACCTTTCTGGCAGACACGTGCCCGGTGCGGAAGCCCTCGCGAGACTCGCCGCGGCACTTGATGTGTCTACGGCCGAGCTTACGGGTTCATTTGGCGCACCTGCGCTTTCGTCCAAAGAGCAATTCCTTGTGCAACTGGAACAGCTCAAGGATGCACTCCTCAAGGACGACATCGGTGAAATTCGTGACGCCAGCGCGGGTGTCTCCGTGCCGCTCTACTCTTGCGTTCCAGGCACGAGAGGATTTTCGGAGCTCAAGCGCTTTCTTACTCCGGCTGACGTGACGGACCCCAAGGCCTATGCGGTTAGAATAGGGGATGACTCCAACTCGCCGAGGCTTGAGCGTGGAGACGTCGCCGTATTCGCGCCATCGGCGCCCTGGAAGAGCGGCGATGTTTGCGCCGTAGTGCTGGCCGACGGTGGCGGGCGCATAGGGAGGGTAGGGCGAAAGGGTAAGGGACTTGTCCTTTCAGGAATCAAGCCAGGAAGCCCGTCCAGAACGATTTCCTCAGACGAAGCGAAGACTATCCATAGGCTGGTCTGGATCAAGGTCCCGTAGCAGTTGGGCCTAATAGGCTCGCTACGGGGCATTGGAACCCGCCGGCTTATGTTGGTGTCTTATGGTTGAGAGATCCACACCGCGAGAGAGCCACGCCCGGCACGTGCTTCCCTCCCAACACTTGCAGCTATTTGTTACCTCAAAAAGGGGGCTTTCTTGAGTAAGCGCACGAGATCGATTGTCATGGTTATTGTGATAGTCGTGGCCGCCGTTTCTGTCTACTTCGTCCTTCACCGCCGGTCCGCCAAGAGCAACGGGGACGTAAAGACGGCCGCGGTCGGACGAGGAAACATAACAGTCGTCGTCACGGCAACGGGCACCTTGAATCCTCTCAACAGCGTCCAGGTGGGTTCGCAGATTTCCGGAACTGTCGCCGAGCTTCACGCCGATTTCAATTCTCGGGTCCGAAGGGGCCAGCTAATAGCGCTCATAGACACGACTTTTCTCGTCGCTTCGGTGAGAGATGCCGAGGCCTCGGTCCAGCGCGCACGCGCTCAGGCCAGGCAGGCCGAGATCGACCTGGAACGGGCGACGACACTGGCTCAAAAGGACCTTGTTTCCAAGCTGGAACTCGAAACGGCGGGCGTGAATCATGAGAGCGTCGTGGCAAGCCTTGAGTCTGCTGAGGCGCAGCTTGACAGGGCGCGAATCAATCTGAAATACGCGAGCATAAGGGCGCCCGTTGACGGAGTCGTGGTGGCGAGGAACGTTGACGTGGGGCAGACAGTTGCGGCGAGTCTCTCCGCTCCGACTCTCTTTGTGATAGCCAACGACCTCAAGCAAATGCAGCTCGAAGCCAACATCGATGAAGCCGACATTGGGATGATCAAGACGGAGCAGCGCGTTACGTTCACGGTGAACGCCTACCCGGAGGAGGTTTTCGAGGGAGTGGTCTCCCAGGTCAGGCTTGAGCCCGTGACAGTCCAGGACGTTGTGAACTACGTGATAATCGTCGCGGTCTCTAATCCTGACGAAAAGCTGATGCCCGGTATGACGGCGACCCTCTCCGTACGAGTGGATGAGAGAGATAACGTTCTCAGAGTCCCCAACCTTGCCTTCAGATTCAAGCCTCCCGAGAAACTGGCGGGCAAGGCCTTGGCCGGGACTCCCGGGACGGGGCAAACGGGCGAGAGGGGCGAACGGGTGGCTCAGGTCGGGTCAGGTGGAGCGTCAAGAAGCGCGGCGAGCGGCGGGCTGGGTGGTGCACCGGGGAGCGCCCCAGCGGGTTCAGGGGGCGGGCTACAGCAGGGGCAGCAACAGGGGCTCACGCCTGAAGTGCAGGGCAAGGGATCCCGGCAGGGCCCAGTCACGAACAACACAAAAGTCATCTGGAAGGTCACCGGGGAAGGAAAACTGATACCTGTGACGGTCACGATTGGCGTTACAGACGGCTCCTTCACCGAAGTCAGCTCTCCGGGACTTGCCGAAGGCGACGCCGTGGCCATCGGGTATTCCAACCCGAAACTGAACCAGAGAACACAGACCGGAGGACCCGGTGGCGGCCGTATGTTCATGGGCGGACATTAGGGAACTCTGATTCATCTGGACGAGAGACATGGACGCTGCTGATACACTGAGAATAGCCTACAGCGCGCTCGGCGCCAACAAGCTCCGTTCGCTCCTCACGATGCTCGGGGTGATAATCGGCGTGGGCGCAGTGATTGCAATGCTCGCAGTCGGCAACGGAGCCAAGGCGGTGGTCGAGTCGCAG
This region of Candidatus Eisenbacteria bacterium genomic DNA includes:
- a CDS encoding helix-turn-helix transcriptional regulator — translated: MNISARLRSLMQQRGMNLTKLAGRSGLAVSSISRYLSGRHVPGAEALARLAAALDVSTAELTGSFGAPALSSKEQFLVQLEQLKDALLKDDIGEIRDASAGVSVPLYSCVPGTRGFSELKRFLTPADVTDPKAYAVRIGDDSNSPRLERGDVAVFAPSAPWKSGDVCAVVLADGGGRIGRVGRKGKGLVLSGIKPGSPSRTISSDEAKTIHRLVWIKVP
- a CDS encoding efflux RND transporter periplasmic adaptor subunit, whose amino-acid sequence is MSKRTRSIVMVIVIVVAAVSVYFVLHRRSAKSNGDVKTAAVGRGNITVVVTATGTLNPLNSVQVGSQISGTVAELHADFNSRVRRGQLIALIDTTFLVASVRDAEASVQRARAQARQAEIDLERATTLAQKDLVSKLELETAGVNHESVVASLESAEAQLDRARINLKYASIRAPVDGVVVARNVDVGQTVAASLSAPTLFVIANDLKQMQLEANIDEADIGMIKTEQRVTFTVNAYPEEVFEGVVSQVRLEPVTVQDVVNYVIIVAVSNPDEKLMPGMTATLSVRVDERDNVLRVPNLAFRFKPPEKLAGKALAGTPGTGQTGERGERVAQVGSGGASRSAASGGLGGAPGSAPAGSGGGLQQGQQQGLTPEVQGKGSRQGPVTNNTKVIWKVTGEGKLIPVTVTIGVTDGSFTEVSSPGLAEGDAVAIGYSNPKLNQRTQTGGPGGGRMFMGGH